The nucleotide sequence CTTGACGTCTTGCGCCGCTTGTTTGGTCTTCACGGCTTGCTTGGGCTTCACGGCTTGCCGGGACTTCACGGCTTGCTTGGACTTCACGATGGGTGCATCGCTCACCTAGTGTACGACGTCCGATTTTGCGAAGCCTTCTTTTTCCAGATCGCTAAGCGCTTGGCGGACGTTGAAGCCTGATTGGTAATGCACAACGACTTGTCGATTGTCGATGATGCCTGCTTCTTTCTGCTCCGCCAATTCAACGGTTTCGACAGCCTCGCTGTTCTCCAACAGCTCCTTGACTCGTGGGTAGCAAGACACGGAGCAGTGCATATCGGGAACGGCAATCGTGAGCGTTCCGGCATCGCGGGTCACTTCGCTGGCTACGGTCGTGGTCGAGGGCGACGCGGAGTCGGCTTGGGAAGACTCACTCGGCATTTTGGCAACGGCCACCATGATAATGACGGAGGCGAGGGCTGCGATCGCATAGGCAATTCCACGCATGAAGATTTCTCTTGATTTAATGAGGAAGGAAACGGGATGAATGGACTGTAGCGTGCTCGCTGCACGCGGCAAGATCAACTGTTCGTTTTCACGCCTGGATCATCGGCGACATTGACCCACACATGAACGTGCGGTGCACCTCGATAGTGCCACACAAACGCGGGACCTTCAAGACGCCAATTGTCCCAGACCTTGTCATTGCCAAGATCGTGGTCTTGGTAAAACGACAATTGACAGGTTTCCAACCCCCCCTGGCTCTGCAGGCAGCGAATCACTTCGTCGCGATCGCTTTGGCGATACGGTTCGACCAATTTTTGCAGCACCGTTTGCAGATGGGCTTGTTGGTCCGCGGACATATCCGAGACCGGTAAACCAGTCCGTTTGCCTTGTTTGCCTTGGAAATGGACCGCTTGTTCTCGCGGGGTTGTAGCGACCAAGGCTTCCTTTTGTTGACGCCCATCGAGCATTTTATACAAGTCGTTCGCCGCGATCGCTTGCTCCCAAAATACGTTGTCGATGTGTCGTGGGCCCTCGTTGAACTCAGGGGCGTGACCATAGAAAATGGGACCGCCGAACGCGACATGGTCGGTGGAGTCACCGTCACAGCGCAGCGTCATGTGTCGCCCGGTCATCACCATTTCGAACTTGCCTTGCCCCGGCGTTCCGAAGATCGCAATCGATTGCTCGTTTCCGAATCCACCCGCGTCATCTTCGAGTTGTTGGTAGTAACGTTCGTGCCAATCGGGATGAATGATCGACTCAAAGGTTTGTTTAATCAAATCGCGTTGCGCGTCGGAGTAGAAGTCGTCGTTGATTTCGTGTTTGGTGATATTCCAATTGTTGGCAACGAACGTTCGTAGCAGACCGCGTTTGGAGTCTTGGTGGTCCCACGCGAAGCAGATATCGGCGCGTTGTTTTTCGTTGAGGGTTTCGTAGAGACGTCCGACTAACGATTCCGCGCTCGGGGACGCTTCGGCCGCCTGAGTTGCCGAGCAAAGCAGTGGAGCGGCAGCGGTGCCCGCGACCACTGCGGAGGTTTGCTCAAGAAATTGACGCCGATTGATTGAATGCCGATCGTTCATTGCGCGGTCCTTCAGTCGTGGGATGGATCAAAATGGATCTGAATACGAAAGTCGCTCCGCAGGTCGGGGCCTCGACTTGATACTCCAAGCATGGAGTGTGGGATTGAAATTGGGCAGGATTCGAAACCGCCGATATTATAGGAGTCTCCGCCCCCGAGTGGGGAAATAAAGTCGATTCGACTTTTTTAAAAACGCACAAAACGCGGAGCCAGATTCGGCCTGCAAATGCCATCGGCTTGTCGGTGCCCGCGACACAAAAACTCCGTACGCGATTCGAATCGCGTACGGAGTCCAAGTGTTGCATGGCAGGAGGTTGGGGTTAGCTCTTGGCTCCTTTTCGCATTTCGATTTGATACCCTTGGCGATAGGGGCGAGCCAAAAAGCCATTGGCTTCGTCGTCGCCGATGATTTGTTCGGTCGCGTTGTCCCATTTCAGATCGCGACCCAACCGCGCCGAGATGCCCGCCAAGTGGCACACGTTGAGCATTTCCATGTGCGTGTGGACGTCGGAGATGGGATCCTTTCGTTCGCGGACGCAATGCAAGAAGTTTGCCCAATGTTGCTTGCGTTCGTTGTGCTCCATCGGCATGCCTCGATAGACCTTGGCAATGGCATCCTCGGGAAGGGGATTGTCTTTCAGGTCGTCGACCGGTTGTCCCACCAATTTGCCGCGATTGACGAAGATTTTACCTTCGGTTCCCGTGATCAAGACACCGTTGTCGGTGTCGTTGCGAATGATCATTTCCGTTCCGCCAGGATATTGGACGTTGAAATGGAATCCAGTCGCGGTGTTGTAGCGATCGTTTTGAATCGGGAAGCCATCCTTGAAATCAACGGGATGTTTCGCCGTTCCGCCGATGGAAACCGGACCTTCGGTTTGGCCGTTTAGTTTCAGTGCCCAGTTGCAGATATCCACGTGATGGGCACCCCAATCGGTCAGTTTTCCGCCCGAGTATTCGTACCACCAACGAAACTCGTAGTGACCATTGGTGAGGGGGCGTTTGCCTTTGCCATCGTCTAGGAATCGGTAGTCGACCTTGGGTGCGGGACCGAGCCAGCGGTCCCAATTCAAGTTGCCCGGGACTTCCGCGACGGGCAGCACGGGGCTGGAGGGGGCACCGCCAATCGCCGCTTGGACCTGGGTAATCTTTCCCAGTCGCCCTTCGGCAACGATCGCCATCGCTTTGACGAACAAGGGAAACGTGCTGCGTTGTTGCGTGCCGACTTGAACGACGCGTCCGGTTTCCTTTTGGACTTTGCGAATCAGCTTGCCTTCATCGATCGTCAACGTCAGCGGTTTTTCGCAATAGACGTCTTTGCCCGCCAACATCGCTTCGACCAGCGGTTTGGTGTGCCAGTGGTCGGGCGTTGCGATGTGAATCACGTCGATATCGTCGCGCTCAATCAGCTCGCGGTAGTCTTCGTAGACATCGGCTTTGCCAGCGGCGAAGCGTTGGTTGAAGCTGTTGCGATGTCCTTGGTCGACATCGGCGATCGCAACGACATCGAGCCACTCTTTTGCCGTGTTGATGTTTCCCGATGCCATGCCGCCCGCGCCAATCACCCCGATCGTCATGCGGTCGTTCTTGGTTTTTGCATCCTCCGCAAACGTTTTCGGGTTCGAGAAAAAGTAAGGGGCCGAAGCCGCTGCCCCCGCAACTGCAGTCGACTTGAGGAAATCGCGGCGGGCGTTGGGGTGGCTGTTGCGACCGTTTGAGGGGGTGTTTTTTGAGTGATTCATGTACGCAAACCCTATCTGGAGCGATGGTGGGGTGGGGGGGATCGTCAGAGCAGTATACCCGCAATTGACAAAAAGGTGGATTCAAGTCACCCAAGAAGCCGATTGATGGCATGGATTGCGGTGTTAGCGGTTTTTGTCGGACTTATTTGCCGAGCTGCCGAGCTGCCGAGCTGCCCGGTGGGACGAGCGTCCGGGGGGGCAGTGAAATCCAAGGGCGGTTAAATCCCGCCCGATTCGCGGAGCGACGCCATGCCGAAGGGGGAGCCTCATTGTCGCTCCGAGCCCGTGTGTCGGGATTCGCTGGTACGGTTTCGCTGGGCATCTGATCTTCGCTGGGCATCTGATCAACAGTCGCTCGGCGTGATACACTACAGAATTGCCAATTCAGAGCATCTTTTCCGTTTCTTGAACTCATTACCGAGCCTCGCGTCCATGACTTTCCAATCCAATGTCCAAGCTTTGGATGCTGCGATCGCCGAACGCAACGCCCAAAAAATCCGTTCCATCCTGCTGAAGCTTGATTTCGTGTTGATCAATATTGACGACGAAGAGGAGGCTGATGGCGACGAAGAGAGCATGGGGGCATTGACCGCAGAGATCGAGGAGCACGATGTGCTTGTGGCCTTCTCGTCCGAAGAAAACGCCGGGCTTTTTGTAGGCGAAATGGGCGACCTGTTCACCGAAGAGGACGAAGTCCAAGGCTTCGTCGTGGACGGGGAAACGTTGCTGGAGTTCTTGCCTGAAGGATTCGGGTTGCTGATCAATCCCGAAACGGAATTCAAGCAAATTATCGATCCCGAATTGGCGACCGAAGTCCTTGAGTTGGGCGAACCGATGGAAGGTTAAGCAGCGGCTTGGTTTGCCGCGGAAGTTCTCTTT is from Novipirellula galeiformis and encodes:
- a CDS encoding DUF3500 domain-containing protein, which encodes MNDRHSINRRQFLEQTSAVVAGTAAAPLLCSATQAAEASPSAESLVGRLYETLNEKQRADICFAWDHQDSKRGLLRTFVANNWNITKHEINDDFYSDAQRDLIKQTFESIIHPDWHERYYQQLEDDAGGFGNEQSIAIFGTPGQGKFEMVMTGRHMTLRCDGDSTDHVAFGGPIFYGHAPEFNEGPRHIDNVFWEQAIAANDLYKMLDGRQQKEALVATTPREQAVHFQGKQGKRTGLPVSDMSADQQAHLQTVLQKLVEPYRQSDRDEVIRCLQSQGGLETCQLSFYQDHDLGNDKVWDNWRLEGPAFVWHYRGAPHVHVWVNVADDPGVKTNS
- a CDS encoding Gfo/Idh/MocA family protein; its protein translation is MNHSKNTPSNGRNSHPNARRDFLKSTAVAGAAASAPYFFSNPKTFAEDAKTKNDRMTIGVIGAGGMASGNINTAKEWLDVVAIADVDQGHRNSFNQRFAAGKADVYEDYRELIERDDIDVIHIATPDHWHTKPLVEAMLAGKDVYCEKPLTLTIDEGKLIRKVQKETGRVVQVGTQQRSTFPLFVKAMAIVAEGRLGKITQVQAAIGGAPSSPVLPVAEVPGNLNWDRWLGPAPKVDYRFLDDGKGKRPLTNGHYEFRWWYEYSGGKLTDWGAHHVDICNWALKLNGQTEGPVSIGGTAKHPVDFKDGFPIQNDRYNTATGFHFNVQYPGGTEMIIRNDTDNGVLITGTEGKIFVNRGKLVGQPVDDLKDNPLPEDAIAKVYRGMPMEHNERKQHWANFLHCVRERKDPISDVHTHMEMLNVCHLAGISARLGRDLKWDNATEQIIGDDEANGFLARPYRQGYQIEMRKGAKS
- a CDS encoding SseB family protein translates to MTFQSNVQALDAAIAERNAQKIRSILLKLDFVLINIDDEEEADGDEESMGALTAEIEEHDVLVAFSSEENAGLFVGEMGDLFTEEDEVQGFVVDGETLLEFLPEGFGLLINPETEFKQIIDPELATEVLELGEPMEG